The genomic window CAACAAATCAAAAGGGAAGAAGAAAAAGAGAAACCGAAAGGTAAGTTACACGCGTATTCACTCTAAAACAGAAGGTGGAGGGGGGGGCGAAACTCACATGGATAGTGGGCCTCTTAAATACCAGCGtctaaattcaaaatgaatgaaatgtagTGGCTGCTACAGCAGACGCTCTCTAATGGTGTAAATGTTGTTTGAAatgtcatttaaataataaattatattatttaaaattattttatttttggtttcattttacGAGTACCTCGAAAATTCAACTCATTTTCGTAAATAAAGTagagaaaatgtttaaattaaaagttattctttataaaacagGGAACAACTTTTATTCTAGTCGCctatttttatactctgtatatatgtaatatatatcaaggtaccctgtatatatgtaatatatatcaaggtatattaagtttagtcccaagtttgtaacgttaaaaaatattaatgctacgaacaaaagtttggtataagtgttcataaattcacctaattagtccatttacgattgtctgttcgtctgtgtcaacacgataactcaaaaatgaaaaaagatatcaagctgaatttttatagtgtgctcaggacataaaaagcgaggtcgagttcgtaaatgagcaagtaagtcaattgggtcttggtttcgtaggacccatcttgtaaaccgttatagatgcaaaagtttaaatgtaaaaaatgtttcttataaaaaaataaacaactttcgtttgaaacattttttcctaaacatctctgtttatccgtgagagcgcaaattatatagtatgtattatatgagaatatcggTAATGTGtctgtggctatctaagagtggctatctttctttacttatgaCGTAAGCAAATAaacgaatgcgtaatcaacactgtctgtacatgatatttcaataattaattcagtcaattttttgtttttttaaaccagTCAACaattagaaaaaactttttgaattatagttaaagtttttttttgatggCGGCCTGACAAACCCCCTCTCCACTCACATTGCTTAATTCTTCATGTGAGTAGATTGACAATCATTCTAAAATCAGGTTCCTGATGATACTGGACGATATCACACCGTCTGTATTTCTTTGGAATATCTGTCCATTAATTCTGAAATCAGTTCAAACTTGAGAAAACGGTACATCTTTGGCAGTCTattggtacaaaaaaaaaccagcTTTTAGCACGCGTGATAAGGTTACGGTTGAGAACGAGGTGCTGGATAACACCTATGAAAATATTCCTAAAATAACTCACTAAAATTAGGCTaaaactaagaaaaaatttaataatgattttttgttaacttCGAGTTgcgacatagttattgaaataaataccacgatactcgaaataaaattgtatattaagaaattctatttaaaaatataaaaaaacatacaacagcaaacatcgtcagtagctaaatttattcatataacacattacaagCATTTCAATaacttcgaaaatatttatttaatttttcagtaaTTACACCACCTCAACGAAAATTAAAATGTCACGAATGTAACGAAATGTTTTATACATCAAATGAGTATACGGATCATTTTGAAAGTGTTCATCAGAAATCCGTCGAATTTATGTGCTACGAGTGtaatagaatttataataatcatatttcatatttgaatCATCTTAatagtcataaaaataaatttcgatttaggTACGAAAACACATGTATTCGATTTGGAACATACAGGGTGGAtcaatctataatggctaatagctcattTTGTAGTTAAGCAATCAATAAATAACTGATGAGGGGACATCATGTTACGACATCAAATTGGATCTAGTTCTCttggttgctttaatagtcaatttagatcctaaaaagtAAGGGATAcgataacactttaaattagaaagatgattctcataaaaaaaactaatatttttttcaagaaccgtcaaaactacagaaaaatgcttaagtTAAAAGTTTAACctaaaattctagtttcaaagTCATTTCTGACCTTCATCTTGATGATCTTGATGACACTTCCTCCGAAAATCagcgattttcgaaaaaatgttttaaataaaaaatgttaattttattatgaggatcaactttataatttaaagtgttcttctatctcttaccttttaagaGGTTATATCCAGTTGCGAGTTCAAAAACACGTATTTTTtgtgaagtttttattttgcatgaatatatatataggacatttctttaattttaagatcccgaagtccgatttcaaaaatttgatatgataCTGCTCCTGTAGGCAATCTACTGGAAGTCCGGCGATGAGCATCATATCTCTGGTTTGGAttatctaaaatgaaaaaatccagAATATTTCTTTAGCTGATAGATGAGCACAAgtattaatcgaaggaataaCTTCCGTTTTTAAAGtggtgtaaaataaataattttcagaaatcttatTTCTTCTATTAATACTTGGGGAAAATATCTAAGaagattgtgtaaaaattcgaaaccgATCGGTTGAGccgttttggagaaatcttgCTCATCGACTTTGAAAACGttgtttcgagaaaaacgcatttatAGTTTCATAAGACGTTTACActcagttaattattattattattcattttgttaaaatatatccttaatatatattcttaaaatattaaatatataattagctaattaataattttataatctagctaaatatttttattgtgggtccttaaggggatatattttaacaaaatgcataatacagcccacagaaatgctcatcttaatttggattattattattattattttatttatttatttattttttttgatccGTTTATCTTCGTAAATATTTCTcggatcaacttgaaatttttatagaatataacCCCTTAAGATCtcaattgactattaaagcaattcGGAGAACTACTCTgccggaaaaaatatttgatgaaaaaataagtcttaataagtctaaGAATCTGAAAAAGTCGTaggaataactctgaatttaaTAACGTTTttggactagtctaattcagagttattcaggctaatccaaaaacgttgagaaattcagagttcATAAGACTctttcagagtttctaagatcTTTTCAGAGTtttctaagacttattctttctttaaatatttttttcatcagggtagatccaatctgatgtcaaaacatgataTTCCccataaaacattaattttatcagccacaattgattaaaatggtccacccggTGTATTACAGGGGTGATATTAAATTCAGTATTaagtttgaatgaaatttttacagatgtGAACCGTGTGATCGATTCTTCTCatcaaatcgaaaattaaagGATCATAAACAGCGGCATACACAAAATCGTACAAAATACTTTTGTAGTGTTTGTGGGAAAGGATTTTTGGATCGAGGTTATCTAGCAAAGCATGAAAAACGAATTCATTTAGTTGGAGACATCTCCCCGGACACATTTAAAACACATGAATGTGATGTGTGCAATAAATCGTTTGCATCGatatctaatttaaataatcataaaaaaatacattctggtaagaaatcaaattgttcgagaacaaaaattttcatacgattttctcatgaaattttgtattaatttgtaTTCTAGGTATTCGAGATCACACCTGTGAACAATGtggtaaaagttttttctataaaagatGCTTGGAACATCATATGACATCACATAGTGACGAAAGACCCTTTGGATGCGACAAATGCTCTTCACggtatgatttaattttatagatattcTTTTGAATGCTGAAAGATGCCCAGATTTGTAACACGAAAAGTTACAGTGGGACACATCAGCATATTCTCAGCTTTTTCATCAGGTCACACTTTGGGTCCTTGAACGTGAAGATTCTAATCGAAGGTCAATGCTTCGAGGAACTGAACCGCTTGGCACTGAATAGCACAGTCAGGCTGATCTGCGTACCGGACCATCATTCAGGCGTTAAATTGGATGAGGAAACGGGCTCGTTAGCACGAGAGTGGTCGTCTCAAACGGCCCTTTCATCTGTTCCTGCCATTCCCATAATATCACATTGTTCTGCGCGAAATTTAAGCCACCGAAAAGAATCGTTTTCGAATCCATTTTCGTACGAACTTTTGCTAATGTTTTCATGCCAAGAATAAATCCCAGAAAACTTATGGAATTTCCTTTTTTGGCCAGtgaattttagtaattattatttgtcatATAATTTAcagtttcaaaacaaaaacacttTTACATCAACATCAATTCGTGCATACAGGAGTGAAACCGTTCCAATGTCATGTTTGTGGAAAGAAATTTAAACGAAAACCAGCATTAATTGAACATTCGATAACGCATACAAATATATATCgatttaaatgtgaaatttgtgataaacgatttcgttttaagaaaaattgtgtagtaagtataattttttttctaaacactCCAATgagaaattgattattttcatcTTGTCACACAAGTCTGTTAACTCTATAAAATGCATTAGAAAAATGTTCTCTTTGATGTACGAGTTAGTTCCCAAAACTGCTGCATGCAACGCCACCAGTATCGAATCCAAACCACTggccaataatttatttatttatttaatttttatttcaacaaatatttattatcaattaattaaaattatttattaatttaatgaaaatataatttatacaaaattaaaacttgtttatttattttaaattttctactaatACCGTATTTGGATTTGGCACATGTGTCGCTGTCTAGTGTTTAATAATGTAACTAAAACGTTTTCATTTAGAGACCCATGgttttatcagaagttaaatgatttgtaatattatattactgTGGTCGAGGGTCATagttaattactattttttttaaatttgttcaacAGAAGtttctttaaagtttaaattaaagttataaccttaataaattattgaaaacaaaaaacaaacaaaaattgtcccCAACTAATTAAAGATGTATTAGCACAgtagtggagacacaaattaaaaaaaatatatatgttttcaattttgttgatgaaatctgttataacttggcaaagtaagaataaaatttttcgatatttgaataattttcaaaatttcgaaaattgaaaattttgtataattatttacctttcgttatttcgaaaaccaaggcagatattgaaaaattgtattcttatttttcgtctacattcatgaagttataacaaaattcatcatcaaagttaaaaataaggtacaaataatttcaatccgtaaatctaaaattgccttggcgctcatactaccttaaaacgATTTccaaatgaaaacttttaaatttgatgCAAATTCTCTATTTTGTTTCAGTTTCATCAACGTTTacacaccggagaaaaaccatacTCGTGTGAGATGTGCAATCGACATTTTACATGCCTATCGTATTACAATAAACATATGAAACGAAATCATAGCGATATTAAAGTCAAGAAAGAGGTTATTGtcggtttttaatttaaattgcctaattatttttgttcCTTTTAGCTGTCAACTAATTATATATTACAAGGGCGAATCCAGAAGGAGGCAATAGGGGCAGCTAGTTCCCAGTCCTGTTATAGTAAAATCCAGGCTCGTGTGTAGAAATCATCCAAGGGAGGGGGGGGTcaaatatttgttcattttgtTAGATCATAAAGTcgataaaaacaagaaattattttttcggattatatcaaaatgtgatatttagTCAATATTTTACTAGctacagaataaaattttctaaaattgtgtGCGCATCGATCTCTACATCACGATGTATTTTGAGCGAGGTTAAACCGTTTTGCCGATCTTCAGACATTGTCGATCTAAGTTATTTTTGAGACGACGTAAAGTTGAAAAGAAGATTTTATTCGTCGCTTTTGTCACAGATAAAACTGCCACAACGCGAAGCATTTGCGCATCTTCATTGAAAATATCGAGTGTgtcgagtgaatttttgacgTCCTGTCCGGTAATGCGTTTTCGTCAAAATGTAACTTCGTCGACCCAGATTTCACGGAAATCATCGTGCAAAATTAAAGAGTCTGATTCAAAAAGTTGAGCGCAAAAAtcttaatcaaaatttgtaattttgttgGGAAAAGGACaaacatttgataaaatattccgATGGTTCAAAAATCGATCCTGTAAATATGTCAGAAACAAATCGATGTACGGTATTGTAGATTGTGATCcggaaataatattcaaataaatcagtctgtatattcgaGTGTTGAGTCTGTTTTGACGCAAACCTTGGCTTCCGCAATTCTATGAGGTATTCATCCCAGATTTCGCTGTAAATTTTTCTGAATCTTTCTCCAGCTTGAACAGCTAACTTGTCAATGGAACAGCGTTtcataaatgattaaatttacaGGACGAATTTGTTAGTTTAAATTTATGTGGAGAGTTTCTCAATTGGTTTTGGAGGTTTGACCTCCCAACCTCCCGGTACACAAGGACCTGGTAAAATTAGCAGAATATATACGGTTTATTGACCGTAAAAACCAGagggtataaaaaatgtaaaatttgtgcAATTTCTTGTAAGGTTTCCTGGGGGATTTCTAAGTATAGTTTAGTTGCAGTGTTCTATAAAACAATTCTAGATGAATAAGtccaaaaaattcttaaaaagtataaaaagatttttgtaaaacttactaAGCAGTTTGAAGACTGcatttttagaagtttttgGGCTTTCTTAGAAGACTTTTCTGAATTTTactgattaattctgaaaaagtcttactcttactttaactaaattttcataaaatctctgattaattcagaaaaaaatcttCTAGGAGAAtccaaaaacttgtaaaaatgcAATCTTCAAACTGCTTAGAATTTTTCAGACTTGTACTCATTcttctagaattgtttttcaGAACACTGCAAGATTAAATTAGACTATCCGGTTGAAAATATTTCTACCCGGgttcgtttttattaaaattttatttttttcttaatttgatttcttatacattttcagtgaaaataaataaatgaatgaaaatacacttggaaaaatgtgaaatttataatgtgaaatacattcaaaatcggttataatgTCATACAATTTTTGGTCGTTATATCCGATAATCGCTATAAAcgatttgtacatttttatctaaatagaATGCTGCTGCctcatatattttcattaaattaataaataactttaattaatcgataataatatttttttgaaataaaaattaattattaataaataaataaagtattggAAAGTGGTTTGAATTCAATAATGGTCGCGTTGCATGTAGCAGTTTTGGGAGCTAACTCGTACATCAATAAGAAAATGTATATTCCTAATGCATTTTATATAGATTTGTGTGACAGATATGACTGTGATCATTATAGACAGTAATTCTAAGGATGTTTGGTCATTATAACCGATATGATATTTTATCCGatgttgtatttattaatttaaattcagtTAAGATCTTGCTAATTCGTCGTTATAAGCAATCTCGATTTTGACTACACACGTTTTAACATTGTATTTGTGtaactgtaatttttaattttattaataaatcgtgaaaatatatattaattaatatgtatcaTTATTAATTTAGCTTTTAAATTGCAAGAACCTCTCCTCCTGTAAAATTAAACTCCTGGATACAATGCTCCTAATATCATGGCTCAATCCAGGGGGGGGGGTGAGCCCGGCAACCGTCCGGAGCGGCAAATCCTTAAAATAGGATATACAGTAATATCGATAATCGGGACTCAATTGAAGAATCCCCAACTGCCCACCAAAAAATTGGTAAGGTACGCCCATGAGAGGtccattttcttttacaaagtacttacaacctaataaacaactgtgaaaAACTTGAAAGATgcattacttttttctttattaccatgatattcatttaattttattagactatattaaataaatagccAAAGGATTTTCGTCTAAACTTTCCGTAGAACTTCTTCTACTCTCTTCTTTTAGGACATTCTgtgtaataaatttcttttgtcTTCGGCTACCGTCGATGGGAGCCATACTGAATGGAAAAATAGTATTGGCACCTGATAAAAAATAGATTCTTTTAAATGGGGTACTGTTACTAGCATTTATTTTACTGAGCGCTCAATAAATTAACTGATTGCCCACCTCTGCT from Chrysoperla carnea chromosome 2, inChrCarn1.1, whole genome shotgun sequence includes these protein-coding regions:
- the LOC123293079 gene encoding zinc finger protein 732-like gives rise to the protein MAYDSFCRLCATDTPPIDLIDIEENPNGLQMKIEQCFQIKFDDNDNIAPKQACILCASRVHSFYAFSIQVQKAQLVFKSNPNFVEAKLEDINNDFDDFKFDLHNTNSSDKFSDWDDNDGDNGSGDDYEPEPKVKRESKQFKKNGLRQKTGNKNNFNLKESEEDIEEMRTAFNQKVHEMSVKVSNHLLSDEMYARLIREVEESEAKEKKLLGDQRRLARYEIIVHDNNRKRLAIRREQPSDPIKYYVPKSELFDLIRNAHVQNNHGGRCRIESVLRSKYKDISRDLIVYYLKLCTVCRNRKNTVSERQQIKREEEKEKPKVITPPQRKLKCHECNEMFYTSNEYTDHFESVHQKSVEFMCYECNRIYNNHISYLNHLNSHKNKFRFRCEPCDRFFSSNRKLKDHKQRHTQNRTKYFCSVCGKGFLDRGYLAKHEKRIHLVGDISPDTFKTHECDVCNKSFASISNLNNHKKIHSGIRDHTCEQCGKSFFYKRCLEHHMTSHSDERPFGCDKCSSRFKTKTLLHQHQFVHTGVKPFQCHVCGKKFKRKPALIEHSITHTNIYRFKCEICDKRFRFKKNCVFHQRLHTGEKPYSCEMCNRHFTCLSYYNKHMKRNHSDIKVKKEVIVGF